Proteins encoded by one window of Bacillus rossius redtenbacheri isolate Brsri chromosome 3, Brsri_v3, whole genome shotgun sequence:
- the LOC134531485 gene encoding uncharacterized protein LOC134531485, which yields MAPYKRKSERVLTTQDILDEAKRKIEAGDSKRKVARDLGIKESTLRKRLKAGTVPVSLGRFKNALSDEMEKELAQHCKDLDNRFYGLTRKHIMKVAFDFAEKNGVSERFNQEKKLAGKDWLKGFCKRHKLSVRAPELCSVARAVGFNKVQVSRFFENLKQCRLEKKFPPHRIFNMDETGVTTVPNKTLKIISPKGKKTVCKVSSAERGQTVTAVCSIGATGFYVPPALIFPRKRMNNMLYKDAPTGTLPLISDTGYMTTDLFIEWLKHFAMYVKPSLDDPVLLIADNHSTHCSLGAVLFCRENHITFLTLPPHGSHLTQPLDRVVFAPLKTAYATEAEKWLVQNPGKVITLYQVAGIFGAAYSATASVKLAERAFKATGIEPYDPDVISEDMFAPSLVTAQISNEEGLGLALHQPETMSTEVEKNCDSNNLNNDQENGNLLSSEPTTSGTIRIQIQSVLPLPQHKRQESKNKRPAQKSNIITSSPYKNILEEKEKAKQEIEKAKADRALLKTRHEAETKNANTKKVKSKNKLRANFETVQSQGPSTSHGEPSTEVTTCPACKESYDEDWIQCGICNDWWHEGCSSYEGYGPFVCDYC from the exons ATGGCTCCATACAAGCGAAAAAGTGAGAGGGTTCTGACCACACAGGACATCTTAGATGAAGCAAAACGGAAAATAGAGGCTGGTGACAGTAAAAGGAAAGTGGCCAGAGATTTGGGAATTAAGGAAAGCACATTAAGGAAAAGACTCAAAGCA GGGACGGTTCCGGTATCACTTGGGCGCTTTAAAAATGCTTTGTCAGATGAAATGGAAAAAGAACTTGCACAGCATTGTAAAGATTTGGACAACAGGTTCTACGGCCTTACAAGAAAGCACATAATGAAAGTAGCTTTTGATTTTGCAGAGAAGAATGGAGTTTCTGAAAGATTCAACCAAGAAAAAAAGTTGGCAGGAAAAGATTGGTTAAAAGGGTTTTGCAAACGCCACAAACTTTCTGTTCGTGCGCCAGAATTATGCAGTGTTGCAAGAGCGGTGGGTTTCAATAAAGTTCAAGTTTcaagattttttgaaaacttgAAGCAGTGTCGTCTCGAAAAAAAGTTTCCACCGCACAGGATCTTCAATATGGACGAAACAGGGGTCACTACGGTTCCCAACAAAACACTCAAGATAAttagccccaaaggaaaaaaaactgtctgCAAGGTGTCTAGCGCAGAAAGGGGGCAAACTGTAACTGCTGTATGCTCCATTGGCGCTACAGGTTTTTATGTGCCACCTGCACTAATTTTTCCCAGAAAAAGAATGAATAACATGCTCTACAAAGATGCTCCGACAGGAACTTTGCCTCTGATCAGTGACACAGGATACATGACCACAGATCTTTTTATTGAATGGCTCAAACACTTTGCAATGTATGTCAAACCATCACTAGACGATCCAGTTCTCTTAATAGCAGATAACCACTCAACTCACTGTTCTCTCGGTGCAGTTTTATTTTGCAGggaaaaccacataacatttttAACCCTACCCCCACATGGTAGTCATCTTACCCAGCCTCTGGATAGGGTTGTTTTTGCACCACTGAAGACAGCATATGCAACTGAAGCAGAAAAGTGGCTAGTACAAAATCCAGGAAAGGTGATAACTCTTTACCAAGTTGCAGGCATTTTTGGTGCTGCGTACAGTGCCACTGCGAGTGTAAAACTTGCTGAAAGAGCATTCAAAGCTACTGGAATAGAGCCATATGATCCTGATGTCATAAGCGAAGATATGTTTGCTCCATCATTGGTGACTGCTCAAATTTCTAATGAAGAGGGCTTAGGGCTAGCCCTACATCAACCTGAAACCATGTCTACTGAAGTTGAGAAGAACTGTGATTCCAATAATTTGAATAACGATCAAGAAAATGGCAATTTGCTTTCTTCAGAACCCACAACATCTGGCACAATACGCATTCAAATTCAGTCAGTTCTGCCACTTCCACAACATAAGCGGCaagaaagcaaaaacaaaagacCAGCTCAAAAATCAAATATCATAACTTCATCcccttacaaaaatatattagaagAGAAAGAGAAGGCAAAGCAAGAAATAGAGAAGGCAAAAGCTGATCGAGCTCTACTGAAAACAAGACATGAGGCCGAGACAAAGAATGCGAATACAAAGAAAGTaaagtcaaaaaataaacttagaGCCAATTTTGAAACTGTTCAAAGTCAAGGTCCCTCTACAAGTCATGGTGAACCATCCACTGAAGTAACTACCTGCCCTGCTTGTAAAGAATCCTATGACGAAGACTGGATCCAGTGTGGAATATGCAACGACTGGTGGCATGAAGGATGTTCCAGTTATGAAGGCTATGGACCTTTTGTGTGCGACTACTGTTGA